Proteins encoded within one genomic window of Deltaproteobacteria bacterium:
- a CDS encoding SMI1/KNR4 family protein — translation MRLPSLDAAVREHAGEFICELIRSPGETKVVAFHHEVSPSVGSGGLPDLGSLRDFYDTFGSVEFYRDATDDVAFRIASPGEWDELKAEFRAWFEDAPDLAEFVPPWVGDCVVFGEQPRTGNYLHLPTTGAVAGRVFRFEHDGFDFPEIADHLIAFVERLLEPDHEMLMEIASHKRFVTDDDWSVQWWMREMRDNRGRVMRTS, via the coding sequence ATGAGACTCCCCTCGCTCGACGCTGCCGTTCGCGAGCACGCGGGAGAGTTCATCTGCGAGCTAATCCGTTCTCCCGGGGAGACCAAGGTGGTCGCGTTCCACCACGAGGTCTCTCCTTCAGTGGGGTCCGGCGGTCTGCCTGACCTCGGAAGTCTGAGAGACTTCTACGACACGTTCGGCAGCGTCGAGTTCTACAGAGACGCGACCGACGATGTCGCTTTCCGCATCGCCAGTCCGGGAGAGTGGGACGAGCTCAAAGCTGAGTTTCGCGCGTGGTTTGAGGATGCTCCGGACCTGGCCGAGTTCGTCCCGCCTTGGGTAGGCGATTGTGTCGTCTTCGGAGAGCAACCCCGGACGGGCAACTATCTGCACCTCCCGACGACTGGCGCAGTCGCCGGTCGTGTCTTCCGCTTCGAGCACGACGGCTTCGACTTTCCCGAGATCGCGGACCACCTCATCGCGTTCGTCGAGCGTCTCCTCGAGCCCGATCACGAGATGCTGATGGAGATCGCGTCGCACAAGCGGTTCGTCACGGACGACGACTGGTCGGTGCAATGGTGGATGCGG
- a CDS encoding nuclear transport factor 2 family protein encodes MSDANKQLVRDYLRAMASGDPKLPELFTEDVTWWVPPSSPLGGLRQGKAAVLELMGSGIGLYDTTVPFGIEVEAIVADEDWVALQMVMTARTARGAAYRNYYHWAFRIRGGRICAVKEYVDTLYAQKMLFDGKGPE; translated from the coding sequence ATGAGCGACGCGAACAAACAGTTGGTGCGCGACTACCTGCGCGCGATGGCGAGCGGCGATCCGAAGCTGCCGGAGCTCTTTACCGAGGACGTGACGTGGTGGGTGCCGCCGTCCTCACCGCTCGGCGGACTCAGGCAAGGCAAAGCCGCGGTGCTGGAGCTGATGGGCAGCGGCATCGGGCTCTACGACACGACGGTGCCGTTCGGAATCGAGGTCGAGGCGATCGTCGCGGACGAGGATTGGGTCGCGCTGCAGATGGTGATGACCGCGCGCACCGCGAGGGGCGCCGCGTATCGCAACTACTACCACTGGGCGTTCCGCATTCGCGGCGGCCGCATCTGCGCGGTGAAGGAGTACGTGGACACGCTCTACGCGCAGAAGATGTTGTTCGACGGGAAGGGACCCGAATGA
- a CDS encoding amidohydrolase family protein, translating into MSARAIDLWVNVTMGEQEPPEFLVRVKEDYFKGGDDFFQNIEPDRLIADMDEAGVEKAVVTLDATNPSKHALRFAAKHPGRVFYSLSVRPTGRMQEVWDLEALTKSEPVAMARVVPFTTDTPPSHPNYYPLYVKCIELDLPVSINTDLPGPPVPGECQDPLHLDRVCVQLPELKICMAHGADPWWSVAIRLMIKYKNLHLMTSAYAPKYLPPELIHFMNTRGQDKILFASDHPVLSFKRCIAEAQKLDLRPGVLDKYLRANAERLFFSPRRAR; encoded by the coding sequence ATGTCCGCACGCGCGATCGATCTGTGGGTGAACGTGACGATGGGCGAGCAAGAGCCGCCCGAGTTTCTCGTGCGCGTGAAGGAGGACTACTTCAAGGGCGGCGACGACTTCTTCCAGAACATCGAGCCCGATCGACTGATCGCGGACATGGACGAGGCGGGCGTCGAGAAGGCGGTCGTGACGCTCGACGCGACGAATCCATCGAAGCACGCGCTGCGCTTCGCCGCGAAGCACCCGGGCCGCGTGTTCTACTCCTTGAGCGTGCGGCCGACGGGACGCATGCAGGAGGTGTGGGACCTCGAGGCGCTCACCAAGAGCGAGCCCGTCGCGATGGCGCGCGTGGTGCCGTTCACGACCGACACGCCGCCGAGCCATCCCAACTACTACCCGCTCTACGTGAAGTGCATCGAGCTCGATCTGCCCGTCTCGATCAACACGGATCTGCCGGGCCCGCCCGTCCCCGGCGAGTGCCAGGACCCGCTGCACCTCGACCGCGTGTGCGTGCAGCTGCCCGAGCTGAAGATCTGCATGGCGCACGGCGCGGATCCGTGGTGGAGCGTCGCGATCCGCTTGATGATCAAGTACAAGAACCTCCACCTAATGACTTCCGCGTACGCGCCGAAGTACCTCCCGCCGGAGCTGATCCACTTCATGAACACGCGCGGCCAGGACAAGATCCTGTTCGCGTCGGATCACCCGGTGCTCTCGTTCAAGCGCTGCATCGCAGAGGCGCAGAAGCTCGATCTGCGGCCCGGCGTGCTCGACAAGTACCTGCGCGCCAACGCCGAGCGGCTGTTCTTCTCGCCGCGACGTGCGCGCTGA
- a CDS encoding chromosome partitioning protein ParB, producing the protein MAARKTASKPRKAGAAKQRLTPRGAASGPVPSAMPLDPRGPELASLTAAVEAAGGAALGAYRDPQGDHPVLLASLPREKVEPTPFQRDLSPTHAKRLAEKIAETGAFLDPIIAVLAPDGASFWTPNGRHRLAASKVLGQRAITALVSPDADLAFRILALNTEKAHNLRDRALEAIRMARALAERDAKAKESAYAAQLEAPELLTLGIVYEREGRFAGGAYGSLLRKTDRFADDALAKSLTQRAGLAARLLEIDAEVKRVLKALEARGFKSPYLRNYVVARINPVRFERVKPGERSKTPLAAALTKMLASAKKFDVGSVKDRDVALVAAASSD; encoded by the coding sequence ATGGCGGCAAGGAAGACGGCGTCGAAGCCGCGCAAGGCGGGCGCCGCGAAGCAGCGCCTCACGCCGCGCGGCGCCGCGAGCGGCCCCGTCCCGAGCGCGATGCCGCTCGATCCGCGCGGGCCGGAGCTTGCGTCCCTGACGGCTGCGGTCGAGGCCGCCGGCGGTGCGGCGCTCGGCGCATACCGCGACCCTCAGGGAGATCACCCCGTGCTGCTCGCCTCGCTCCCGCGCGAGAAGGTCGAGCCCACGCCGTTTCAACGCGACCTCTCGCCAACGCACGCGAAGCGACTCGCGGAGAAGATCGCCGAGACCGGTGCGTTCCTCGATCCGATCATCGCGGTGCTGGCACCGGACGGGGCGAGCTTCTGGACCCCGAACGGGCGCCACCGCCTCGCGGCCAGCAAGGTGCTCGGCCAGCGCGCGATCACCGCGCTCGTCTCGCCTGACGCCGACCTCGCCTTCCGCATCCTCGCGCTCAACACCGAGAAGGCGCACAACCTGCGCGACCGCGCGCTGGAGGCGATCCGCATGGCGCGCGCGCTCGCGGAGCGCGACGCGAAGGCGAAGGAGTCAGCGTACGCGGCGCAGCTCGAGGCGCCGGAGCTGCTCACGCTCGGCATCGTGTACGAGCGCGAGGGCCGCTTCGCCGGCGGCGCGTATGGCTCGTTGTTACGGAAGACCGATCGCTTCGCGGACGACGCCCTCGCCAAGTCGCTCACACAGCGCGCCGGCCTCGCCGCGCGCCTGCTCGAGATCGACGCCGAGGTGAAGCGCGTGCTGAAGGCGCTCGAGGCGCGCGGCTTCAAGTCGCCGTACCTGCGCAACTACGTCGTCGCGCGCATCAACCCCGTGCGCTTCGAGCGCGTCAAGCCGGGCGAGCGCTCGAAGACGCCGCTCGCGGCGGCGCTCACCAAGATGCTCGCGAGTGCGAAGAAGTTCGATGTGGGGAGCGTGAAAGATCGCGACGTGGCGCTCGTCGCGGCGGCGAGCAGCGACTAG
- a CDS encoding DUF423 domain-containing protein codes for MDDRVRSLLLVAALLGAAGVALGAFGAHGLKSRLDAQQLAVWETAVKYHLIHAAALLALALSPHAPQLRGAGWCFAAGIVLFSGSLYALSLGGPRLLGPVTPIGGLALIAGWLWLARAAITRG; via the coding sequence ATGGACGATCGCGTGCGCTCCCTGCTTCTCGTCGCCGCGCTGCTTGGCGCCGCGGGCGTCGCGCTCGGCGCCTTCGGCGCGCACGGTCTCAAGTCGCGCCTCGACGCGCAGCAGCTCGCGGTGTGGGAGACCGCGGTGAAGTACCACCTCATTCACGCCGCCGCGCTGCTCGCGCTCGCGCTCTCGCCCCACGCGCCCCAGCTGCGCGGTGCGGGCTGGTGCTTCGCAGCGGGCATCGTGCTCTTCTCGGGCTCGCTCTACGCGCTCAGCCTCGGCGGCCCGCGCTTGTTGGGGCCCGTCACGCCGATCGGCGGCCTCGCGCTGATCGCGGGCTGGCTGTGGCTCGCGAGGGCGGCGATCACGCGCGGCTGA